The DNA segment GAATTGAAGAACTTAACTGTTCCTGTTGCTTTCTCTCCGGTCAGCTCACGCTTGGGAGGACCTTCTGCGGCTGGCGCAGCGATCACATCTCCAACAACCTGAAGATCCTGTGCGGAGACTTTGCCACCGCGATCGACCAGATTGAATTCAAGCTCTTGGCCTTCTGCCAATCCTTCAAGTCCCGCGCGTTCAACCGCGCTGATGTGAACAAACACATCCTCGCCGCCAGTTTCTTGTTGGATGAAGCCAAAGCCTTTTTGACCATTGAAGAATTTTACAGTGCCTTTGCCGGTGCCGACAACCTGAGCGGGCATGCGGTTAAAACCGCCGCCACCGCCGCCACCGCCGCCGCCGCGTGGACCGCCATCGCCACCACCACGGGGACCGCCACCGCCAAAGCGGTCACCGCCGCCATGACGATCGCCGCCGCCGAAGCGATCACCACCGCCTCCGCCGCCGTAACGGTTGCCACCGCCGCGATCATTTCCGTAGTCACTTGGCGGGGAGAACCCGTCTCCACCACCACCAAAAGGATCAAAGCTATCCTCGCCGAAACCGTCGCGCTTGTCCCGGCCGCGCCGACGTCCCCTGTCGTAACCCATAACTTATTACGTACCCTATCACGCCGCCCGATCCGTTAATGCGCTGGTGGCGAGGGCAACGAGTCGCACCAGACGCAGATGGCCTATCGGAAAGCCGAGTCCATCTTCGTAGGCGCTGACATAGCGTACAATGGCCCGGCTGGCGAATAAATTCACGGATTGCAGCGTCAACATGAAAAACTGTGACATTTTCGATCACAATGCGCGAGGAGGATACGCTTGCGAAGACGGCGTTTGAAAGGCATGGATTTCGCTCCTCACACAACA comes from the Erythrobacter sp. Alg231-14 genome and includes:
- a CDS encoding cold shock domain-containing protein, whose translation is MGYDRGRRRGRDKRDGFGEDSFDPFGGGGDGFSPPSDYGNDRGGGNRYGGGGGGDRFGGGDRHGGGDRFGGGGPRGGGDGGPRGGGGGGGGGGFNRMPAQVVGTGKGTVKFFNGQKGFGFIQQETGGEDVFVHISAVERAGLEGLAEGQELEFNLVDRGGKVSAQDLQVVGDVIAAPAAEGPPKRELTGEKATGTVKFFNSMKGFGFLVRDDGQPDAFVHISAVERSGLSAINEGERFQFDLEVDRRGKHSAVNLVPVQE